The DNA window gtgcgtggctactaccactacaatacagtatactactgaaactatacaaaagatggtgggggcacacagccgcccaccaaactccactggtgaccacggccaccaacaaacaaacaggacgagacaatgccgcgtctctccgcgtcgccacacccgagtggacgaacacactagaaatgcagccccaaccggccacactttctcagaacaacaagcccgttgttctacacagccacggtctaccgagtaacaagccagctactcaacaggagggcacaactcccagaccaatgactagcgagtaacaagcgaagcccagcaacacgactctccctaacactgtgccagaccgacgggagtgcgtgtctatctccgctgaaggctagctggttactataaacagtatactactgatactatacaaaagatgatggaggcacacagccgcccaccaaaccccactggtgaccacggccaccaacaaacaaacagaacgagacaatgccgcgtctctcccacgcgttgccgccacaatacaggacggacgcaaaacagaagtgcagccaaaccaactacacTTCTAGAGCAACAAgtccgttgctctaacagtcacggtctaccctgtagcaagccagctactcaacaggagggcacaactcccagaccaatgactagcgagtacttcgaaagcccagccaacacgcgtctctctcactgtgccagaccgacgagagtgcgtgtctatctctgCTGAGGCTCGCAGAcacaacaaaatggtggaaacaaagaggaggGTGGCGGGTCGTCTCCATAGCATAACAGCCTGAGGGGCCCacgatgggtggccataggcttcacatataatgaaataataaattaaaggggattaagacggtacCCATCACAACCCACATAAAAATTACAAGACCCAAAGAATATGAGGCTGAGTATGTGAATAGGAAACACTTTCACAGTATTAATACTCAAATTGCATTTGATgcacaaatgaaaataatagattTGGTTGCCAAATGGCCGGGAGCAACACACGATTCTCGTATATTAAGGGAAAGTGGAGTGAAGATCCTCATGGAGAACCACATGCCAAGAGGATGTCACCTTCTAGGAGACTCAGGCTACCCTTGCAAGCCTTGGCTACTGACACCCTATCTTCAGCCACAGAACAATCCTCAGGAGGCATATAACAGGTAaggcattcattcatttatgttAATTATTTAAAACAACAATTAAAGTTTTGGTTAGTTTTGTCCAGTGCATAatctttttcctgtattttgaaGTCAGTCATTCACCTACAttagtagaagaaaataaataaatacacacacacacacacacacacacacacacacacacacacacacatatatatatatatacacacacacacacacacacacacacacacacacacacatatatatatatatatatacacacacacacacacacacacacacacacacacacacacacatatatatatatacacacacacacacacacatatatacacacacacacacacacacacacatatacacacacacacacacacacacacacacacacacacatatacacacacacacacacacacacacacacacacacacacatacatacacacacatatatatatatatatatatatatatatatatatatatatatatatatatatatatatatatatatatatatatatgtgtgtgtgtgtgtgtgtgtgtgtgtgtgtgtgtgtgtatatactgtACATAGAGATGTACCTACATgaaatgtattatatatatatatatatatatatatatatatatatatatatatatatatatatatatatatatatatattactgtacATAGAGATGTACCTACATgaaatgttttatatatatatatatatatatatatatatatatatatatatatatatatatatatatatatatatatatatatatatatatatatatatatatataaacatttcatgTAGGTACATCTctatgtacagtatatatatacacacacacacacacacacacacacacatatatatatatatatatatatatatatatatatatatatatatatatatatatatatatatatatatatataaacatttcatgTAGGTACATCTCTATGTACAGTAAGCAATACTAACCTACCGAACCTACTAAGCCTGTTCCTGGTCatctaaccaaaccttatcTAAATGTCATATGTCACAGCAAAAGGGTgaaatatatctatatctacctatatatatatatatatatatatatatatatatatatatatatatatatatatatatatatatatatatatagatagatagatagatagatagatagatagatatagatattaACTATAACATctagactatatatatatgcatttactTGTATTTAGTTGTATTTAGTTAGGTCAGAGGTTTTGGAATTGATTTATTAATCTGATGTATAATTTAAATTTCAGAGCTCAAAAGAGGACTAGGTGTTTGGTGGAGAGGGGTATTGGCCTTCTCAAACGTCGCTTCCACGCCCTCCATGGTGAAATACGTCTGAGTCCTCAAAAAACCTGCCACGTAATCATAGCTTGTGCAGTATTGCACAACATATGTAAAGTCCGCAACATAAATCTACGAGTAGAtcctgaggaagaggaggcagctgCAGTCATCAATGTGGTGCCTCCCCCTGAAGCACACGAGGGATTGGCTGTGGAAGGACTTCCTCAAGATGGTCTACGCTATAGGCAGCACTTCACCAACCTTACCTTTCAGTGAGTATGTTGTTGCTATTACACTAACAATTCTATACCATATACACAATGATCATTGTACAACGCCAATTCTCTCAAGATTTTTGTACTCAACCCAATACTACAAAGCTGTTCCCTCAAAATCagtgatattattgtttttcagacattccttcatttcctgccTTTATTCCTTAGTTTTATTATgcttaattttgtcttttcagAAATGTTGAGTGACAGAAAACACCACTCTTGAGAACTTCAACCTTCACCACATATGTACTGCCTGGTGAGATAATGATCAAATTGGTTACCTTTATTGATGTTTCTTGAAATATAAACTCATTCATAGTTTATATTAATGTATAACATTAATGTCTTATTCCTTAAAAATGGTTTCTAACTTACTCTCTTTTGGTAGAAATGTTATTTAAGTTCAAAAACCTCCATTTCTATCTTATGTTTACGTTGTAAACATTCCATTTATATCATGTTTATGTTGTAAACATTCCATTTCTACCTTATGTTTGCGCTCTAAACATTCTATATCtaattttaatttcttcttttgaaGAGTTACTTCGTCTCCCTCCTCTGGCTGGTCCCACACAGAATTCTGCCTTTTCTTGGGGGGTGGcacctcactctcttcttcaaGAGCCTCCATCACAAAGCTGTCCTGTGGTGGACCTTCAGCATCAGGCAGAGGAAGACATGGCAGGCTGGTGGTTGTTGGTGCTCCTGCACAATCAACCTCTTCTAATCTGTATGAACATAGGGGTCAATTAATAGGGATATTTTCCTATATCGTTtgtctgtgtgagagagagagagagagagagagagagagagagagagagagagagagagtatgtgtgtgtgtatatgcagTGATTTCTTTATGTAAAGACCACAAAGATTAAGTAAATCAAACAATAGATGTGATGGCTTAATTTTGATTGTTATTTTCCTGCCAGACTACATCAGTTTCATATGCTATTAAGAATTACAAATGTGCCACCATTCTATATTTACCTGTCAACTACCAACACCTTGACAGATTCCAGGTTTGTGTCCAATCCTGTGGTGATGCCTTGGAAGGTCACATTGCCTTCCCCCAGGATGTCGTAAATGAATTGCGTAATAGCATCTAATGTAGGAGTTGCAGGACCTCCCCCTGTAGAGTATAAAATTTtgttagaaatataaataattttCAGCTATAtattaaggtctctctctctctctctctctctctctctctctctctctctctctctctctctctctctgggtgcaTAACACTTCTACCTTTTAAATTATAAATTTGGGTTAAAGCTAACTCACCTGTTCCAACAACTCCCTTCTTATATTTAGCAATTGATTCTTTTGCTTTGGACTGAACTGTATACCAGCGTTTTTCGCATTCAGCCTTGGTCCTTATAACCATGGGATGAGATGCAGTTATGAGATAAGCTATCTCATCCCAGGCCTCATGCTTCATCTTTGCTGTTAATGATGGGGACAGTGATCCTTTGATtatatgtttcctttctttgatCAAAGTGAGTAGGTGGAGTGTCTCATCGTCTGTCCAATTcgccttccttgcttttttttccttcagaacTGCCTGTATAATAGATTAGAATACAGTAAAACAGTGGAAATAATTAATTCTTCCATCACCCTTCATGACCCGACAATCTTGAGATAAAGATTATGGGCAGGGAGAATGAACTTAGTAATTTCAGGGTACAGGTTAAACTGTACTTTGTACTCCTTTGTGCTGAGAGCATTGCAACCCTAGTAGTAACAAGGTTAACTGCACATATCCTGTCTCCTCTATCCCTAACAGGTGCTTCAACCTCCCATCAACTAAGGCGTTTGGTTAAACTATACCTGTAAACCTTTGTGCTGAGGGCATTGCAACCCTAGTAATAACAGGTTTAACTGCAGATATCTTAGTTAAAAAGCAACAAAACCTTAAAACATACCCTGAATCCACCTGAGCTCATATGAATTTGATTATTTCCTCATAAACCTTCACAAAACACTTGATACACATGAAATTTGACAGTATAATGTGGCCGATAAGTGCCACCTGCTTTATACCTCATATATACAGCCAAATAATCACACTTACCACCGAACATGAATTGATCGGTACGCACCCTTTTATATGGTAGGTTGATGGTGGTTTATCTTTATCAACTTCTTAACATAGTAAGTGTGGTTTAGTTTCTTTTAGGATGGTTTGATATATTGCTTACCTTTGGGGAAGCCTCATGCTGGTTCATGCTGGCATTGGAGTTCCATGTTGCTCTTCACGTGGatggctggctgctgctgctgttgttgtgagTGTGGCGTCTGCCGTCAAGGTCAAATCCACACATATTCTTTTCGCGGTATGATATTTTTAATAGATTCTCATTTCTGCACCCAATATATTACAGAAATTTCTATATTTAACTTTGAAGTGATAAAAACATAACACAATATCCTTATTCTTGTGATACAAGTGTTTTTAAACAAATGTTAGCGCTATTCGTAGCGGTAAATACGGCCCGTAGCGCCTTCAAGATCAGGATCTAAATCTTCTTAGGTGTAGCTCATAAATCACTCGGCTCACAGCTAGTTGTCTTCTTACGAGTAATTCTGCATGACTCATAAATCCAGCTCATTGCTGTGAGTAGAAACTGGTAGTTGTGAGTTGCTTTATGAGGAGTTATGAAGTTTTATGCATACCGGCCCTGGGCCGGTATGCAGAAAACGTCATAAGTCAGTTGTGAGCTGGATGTAGCTCATAAACTTCTAAAGTGTAGCTCACAACCCTTATGAGCTATGCAAAAAAGTTCGTATCGATTTGTAGGACCTCATAACTCGTTGGAAAGTTATAAGTCGGGGAGAGGACTTCTAATGCGTCTGTGAGCTCCTCACAAGTTAAAATGGTAGAAAAACAACATCCTGTGGTACAGCAGCGCCGAAACTTTGCTGCCAGAAAAGACCCTCTGGAGATGTACGATGACCGTGAGCTCATCACAAGGTACAGGTTGGACCGTGATGGGATCTTGTTCGTCACAGACTTAATCAGAGATGATATAACAAGCCCCATATCTAGGAATAGTGCCCTCTCTGCTGAGCTGAAAGTCGTACTGACTTTGAGGATCTTGCTAGCAAGATGCAATTATGTAGCAGTGATGATTTTGGACCAACACAACCCACCATTAGTCGAGCCATAACACAGGTGTTAGAAGCACTGGCAAGACCACAGGTAGTGAGGCGCTTCATTAGATTCCCCGCTCGTCCTGATGGATGGATTTgccttaggcgccgcaacagctggggtcatatggcgccgcaactatagtttaaaaaaaaaaactaaaagtagttaaataaataaaactaaagttAATTAAAAACTAAGACTACaataaaattagataaaacaaaaatgcataagaaataaaatttcCAAATTGgggaggagacaggaagccaaggagggagaaataaactgcaaatggtgtacagtcgacCCATAAAGACTTTCAGTCGACCCATAAAgactttaacagcaaccacctgaaggggagagttaagttgtaacgggataacaAGTATATCGTGACGGACAAGAATAGCTGTGCCatcgtggtggccctggtcagggaaaggagtgctaaaaaaaggcacgatagccaggaggactagaataagtactatcacctagcatagtctcttgtagagctacacaggctggagagaactccgacagcaaagctcggaggtccccccacgaggcgcgaaggcctctatagttccactgtagaagcttgaagatgactatttaggtgcagtggacggacgagccttttgaaggggctgcccgtgactcgcctgactagaaataatcaaccgacgagaagacaccgggaattgagatgtaccgggtcgttgaaccgcagcctttcggcctaccggtgagtgatgcgaaccatcatcactcctaccggtcatcggaagacgagggtcgggctggactgcactttttgatacagctggtccacgagggacggctgtgacaatatcatcggacgtctccttGCTAAgcccgtcctcatcacaagaagcccgatctgagacggtgggcgtcacagaaggctggacagaaacaactggcgctaccattgcagaacggtccctggaggaccTACGATCatgtacaccgggagaaaccttagattgtttaggctgagctcaatcgatcgactccgcagagccacggtgccgtttggtcaggcccttcaaaggtttaggagatacaggtggaaAATGGACATTTACTACATGggttactttggtcaagtccgtattgttttcgtcacttctaagagatgactcaaccgagtcattaGACAAAacggcaaacctgttagccagatgaacaggaccacacgcctcaacagagcgagaggtagcaggaggagttgtcttcagaCCGGCAGACTcggctgaagagcgagcggccaatgaagcataagatgtcgcaccagtaccgtccttctggcggtaaaggagttcacggcgggcgctacctaaactgatgaactgactgttagcgagctgtaaaatatcctgttccaggcgatacctagggcattgcctggaacgtacttggtgagcatcacggcaatgaaaacaataagcagcagcattgtaatgctcctcagaatgtgagtctagtgcagagcaattaccacatcgggaagcctccttgcaggagcttttaccgtgaccgtacgaataacatgagatacactgaagagggagagaaacaaaacgcctcaccctaagattaataggtccgatattaacccggtcaggaagggtggaaccaaaaagggtgaagaggaccatgttggaggagttcctcatctttgtcaccttttggactgagctaggacacattgctagtatttccgaATTACGGTCATTTCGCCCACATGTCATTTCGCCCACAAGTCAATTCGCCCACAAGTCAATTCGCCCACATATAAGAGTCAATTCGCCCACATATGAGTCA is part of the Portunus trituberculatus isolate SZX2019 chromosome 2, ASM1759143v1, whole genome shotgun sequence genome and encodes:
- the LOC123507184 gene encoding putative nuclease HARBI1, which gives rise to MYNLNFRAQKRTRCLVERGIGLLKRRFHALHGEIRLSPQKTCHVIIACAVLHNICKVRNINLRVDPEEEEAAAVINVVPPPEAHEGLAVEGLPQDGLRYRQHFTNLTFQNVE
- the LOC123507180 gene encoding uncharacterized protein LOC123507180, with protein sequence MKHEAWDEIAYLITASHPMVIRTKAECEKRWYTVQSKAKESIAKYKKGVVGTGGGPATPTLDAITQFIYDILGEGNVTFQGITTGLDTNLESVKVLVVDRLEEVDCAGAPTTTSLPCLPLPDAEGPPQDSFVMEALEEESEVPPPKKRQNSVWDQPEEGDEVTLQKKKLKLDIECLERKHKVEMECLQHKHDINGMFTT